The following coding sequences are from one Nitrososphaerales archaeon window:
- a CDS encoding transposase, which produces FGDFCLDSAYLSRKMCNRIVTIGRVPFIKPKKNTCRNARGSQAWKQMVSLYMDNEDEFNKHYHKRSLVESVFNVIKGVFGNNLNARKRRMQRKELMLRIICYNIGIVNLQEIKNSMAE; this is translated from the coding sequence TTTGGTGACTTTTGTTTAGATTCCGCATATCTTTCAAGGAAGATGTGCAACAGGATCGTCACTATAGGCAGAGTACCCTTCATAAAGCCGAAGAAGAATACGTGCAGAAATGCTAGAGGAAGTCAGGCGTGGAAGCAGATGGTATCGTTATACATGGACAATGAGGATGAGTTCAACAAACATTACCATAAGAGATCACTAGTAGAAAGCGTGTTCAATGTGATAAAGGGAGTGTTCGGCAACAACCTGAATGCAAGGAAGAGAAGGATGCAGAGGAAGGAGCTGATGTTGCGAATAATTTGCTATAACATTGGGATAGTCAATTTGCAGGAGATCAAGAATAGCATGGCAGAATAG